The following coding sequences lie in one Desmodus rotundus isolate HL8 chromosome 1, HLdesRot8A.1, whole genome shotgun sequence genomic window:
- the UFSP1 gene encoding ufm1-specific protease 1 codes for MGDKPPGFRGSRGWIGCVEASLCLDHFRGPQGRLCHVPRGAGLLGEVERLYSHFTADGGPVMVGGDADARSKALLGVCLGPGTEAYVLVLDPHCWGAPKNPTELQAAGWVSWQEVNTTFDPKSFYNLCWTSRNSEKQDACPELRQSSWN; via the coding sequence ATGGGCGACAAGCCCCCTGGGTTTCGGGGCTCCCGGGGCTGGATCGGCTGCGTAGAGGCCAGTCTCTGTCTCGACCACTTCCGAGGGCCCCAGGGGCGCCTATGCCACGTTCCCCGCGGAGCTGGGCTTCTGGGGGAAGTGGAGAGGCTTTACTCCCACTTCACAGCAGATGGGGGACCTGTAATGGTTGGGGGAGATGCGGATGCGCGGTCCAAGGCTTTGCTGGGAGTCTGCCTGGGGCCAGGCACCGAAGCCTACGTCCTTGTATTGGACCCTCACTGCTGGGGTGCTCCGAAAAACCCCACAGAACTACAGGCTGCTGGGTGGGTGAGCTGGCAAGAGGTGAACACAACTTTTGACCCCAAGTCCTTCTACAACCTGTGTTGGACCAGCCGCAACTCTGAAAAACAAGATGCATGCCCAGAATTGAGGCAAAGTTCCTGGAACTGA
- the SRRT gene encoding serrate RNA effector molecule homolog isoform X2: protein MGDSDDEYDRRRRDKFRRERSDYDRSRERDERRRGDDWNDREWDRGRERRSRGEYRDYDRNRRERFSPPRHELSPPQKRMRRDWDEHSSDPYHSGYEMPYAGGGGGPTYGPPQPWGHPDVHIMQHHVLPIQARLGSIAEIDLGVPPPVMKTFKEFLLSLDDSVDETEAVKRYNDYKLDFRRQQMQDFFLAHKDEEWFRSKYHPDEVGKRRQEARGALQNRLRVFLSLMESGWFDNLFLDIDKADAIVKMLDAAVIKMEGGTENDLRILEQEEEEEQAGKPGEPSKKEEGRAGSGLVDGERKVNEKEDKKEDGKQAENGSSSDDKTKKSEGDGDKEEKKEDSEKEAKKSSKKRNRKHSGDDSFDEGSVSESESESESGQAEEEKEEAEEALKEKEKPKEEEREKPKDTPGLECKPRPLHKTCSLFMRNIAPNISRAEIISLCKRYPGFMRVALSEPQPERRFFRRGWVTFDRSVNIKEICWNLQNIRLRECELSPGVNRDLTRRVRNINGITQHKQIVRNDIKLAAKLIHTLDDRTQLWASEPGTPPLPTSLPSQNPILKNITDYLIEEVSAEEEELLGSSGGAPPEEPPKEGNPAEINVERDEKLIKVLDKLLLYLRIVHSLDYYNTCEYPNEDEMPNRCGIIHVRGPMPPNRISHGEVLEWQKTFEEKLTPLLSVRESLSEEEAQKMGRKDPEQEVEKFVTSNTQELGKDKWLCPLSGKKFKGPEFVRKHIFNKHAEKIEEVKKEVAFFNNFLTDAKRPALPEIKPAQPPGPAQSLTPGLPYPHQTPQGLMPYGQPRPPILGYGAGAVRPAVPTGGPPYPHAPYGAGRGNYDAFRGQGGYPGKPRNRMARGDPRAIVEYRDLDAPDDVDFF from the exons ATGGGTGACAGTGATGACGAGTACGATCGAAGACGGAGGGACAAGTTTAGGAGAGAGCGCAGCGACTATGACCGTTCGCGGGAAAGAGATGAAAGACGTCGAGGGGACGATTGGAATGACCG GGAATGGGACCGCGGCCGGGAGCGCCGCAGTCGGGGTGAATATCGTGACTATGACAGGAATCGGCGAGAACGCTTCTCTCCTCCCCGCCATGAGCTCAGCCCCCCGCAAAAGCGCATGAGGCGAGACTG GGATGAGCACAGCTCTGACCCATACCACAGTGGCTATGAGATGCCCTatgctggggggggtgggggcccaACTTATggcccccctcagccctggggccaCCCAGACGTCCACATCATGCAGCATCATGTTCTGCCTATCCAGGCCAG GCTGGGTAGCATCGCAGAGATCGATTTGGGTGTGCCACCACCAGTGATGAAAACCTTCAAGGAGTTTCTCCTGTCGTTGGATGACTCTGTGGATGAGACAGAGGCAGTTAAGCGCTATAATGATTATAAGCTGGATTTTCGAAGGCAGCAGATGCAGGATTTCTTCCTGGCTCATAAGGATGAGGAGTG GTTTCGGTCTAAGTACCACCCAGATGAGGTGGGGAAACGTCGTCAGGAGGCCCGGGGGGCCCTACAAAACCGACTAAGGGTGTTCCTGTCCCTCATGGAGAGTGGCTGGTTTGATAATCTTTTCCTGGACATAGACAAAGCTGATGCCATTGTCAAAATGCTGGATGCAG CTGTGATTAAGATGGAAGGAGGTACAGAGAATGATCTACGCAtcctggagcaggaggaggaggaggagcaggcaggaaAGCCTGGGGAACCCAGCAAGAAGGAGGAAGGCCGGGCTGGATCAGGCCTGGTGGATGGAGAGCGTAAGGTCAATGAgaaggaagacaagaaagaaGATGGCAAACAG GCTGAAAATGGTAGTTCTAGTGATGACAAAACTAAGAAATCTGAGGGTGATGGggacaaggaagagaagaaagaagactcTGAGAAAGAAGCCAAAAAG AGCAGCAAGAAGCGGAATAGGAAGCACAGTGGTGATGACAGCTTTGATGAAGGCAGTGTGTCAGAGTCGGAGTCGGAGTCAGAGAGTGGCCAagctgaggaggagaaggaggaggctg AAGAAGCACTCAAGGAAAAGGAGAAAcccaaggaagaagaaagggagaagccCAAGGACACTCCTGGGCTGGAATGTAAACCCCGGCCTCTGCATAAGACTTGCTCTCTCTTTATGCGCAACATCGCACCCAACATTTCCAGGGCTGAGATCATTTCT CTTTGTAAAAGATACCCAGGCTTTATGCGTGTGGCACTATCAGAGCCCCAGCCTGAGAGGAG GTTTTTCCGTCGCGGTTGGGTGACATTTGACCGCAGTGTTAACATCAAAGAGATCTGCTGGAATCTGCAGAATATCCGA CTTCGGGAGTGTGAGCTGAGTCCTGGCGTGAACAGAGACCTGACCCGTCGCGTCCGCAATATCAACGGCATTACCCAACACAAGCAGATAGTGCGCAATGACATCAAGCTGGCAGCCAAGCTGATCCATACGTTGGATGACAGGACCCAGCTCTGGGCCTCTGAACCTGGGACACCTCCTCTGCCAACA AGTCTGCCCTCTCAGAACCCAATCTTGAAGAATATCACTGACTACCTGATTGAGGAAGTGAGTGCTGAGGAGGAAGAGTtgctggggagcagtgggggggCACCCCCTGAGGAGCCTCCTAAGGAAGGGAACCCAGCAGAAATCAACGTGGAACGAGATGAGAAGCTGATCAAG GTTTTGGACAAACTTCTCCTCTATTTGCGCATTGTGCATTCTTTGGATTATTATAACACATGCGAGTACCCCAATGAGGATGAAATGCCCAACCGTTGTGGAATCATCCATGTTCGGGGACCCATGCCACCCAACCGCATCAGTCATGGGGAAG TATTAGAGTGGCAGAAGACATTTGAGGAGAAGCTGACTCCGCTACTGAGTGTGCGAGAATCTCTTTCAGAGGAAGAGGCCCAGAAGATGGGTCGAAAAGATCCTGAGCAGGAAGTGGAAAAGTTTGTCACCTCTAACACCCAGGAACTGGGCAAGGATAAGTGGCTATGCCCTCTCAGTGGCAAGAAATTCAAG GGCCCTGAGTTTGTACGCAAACATATCTTCAACAAGCACGCAGAGAAAATTGAGGAAGTAAAGAAGGAGGTGGCATTTTTTAACAACTTTCTCACTGATGCTAAGCGTCCAGCTCTGCCTGAGATCAAGCCAGCTCAGCCACCTGGCCCTGCCCAGA GCCTGACCCCGGGACTCCCCTACCCACACCAGACTCCCCAGGGCCTGATGCCCTATGGTCAGCCCCGGCCCCCCATTTTGGGCTATGGAG CTGGTGCTGTCCGCCCTGCAGTCCCCACAGGAGGGCCTCCATATCCCCATGCCCCTTACGGTGCTGGCCGAGGGAACTATGATGCCTTCCGAGGCCAGGGAGGTTATCCTGGGAAACCCCGCAACAG GATGGCCCGTGGAGACCCACGGGCCATTGTGGAATACCGTGACCTGGATGCTCCAGATGATGTGGATTTCTTCTGA
- the SRRT gene encoding serrate RNA effector molecule homolog isoform X1: protein MGDSDDEYDRRRRDKFRRERSDYDRSRERDERRRGDDWNDREWDRGRERRSRGEYRDYDRNRRERFSPPRHELSPPQKRMRRDWDEHSSDPYHSGYEMPYAGGGGGPTYGPPQPWGHPDVHIMQHHVLPIQARLGSIAEIDLGVPPPVMKTFKEFLLSLDDSVDETEAVKRYNDYKLDFRRQQMQDFFLAHKDEEWFRSKYHPDEVGKRRQEARGALQNRLRVFLSLMESGWFDNLFLDIDKADAIVKMLDAAVIKMEGGTENDLRILEQEEEEEQAGKPGEPSKKEEGRAGSGLVDGERKVNEKEDKKEDGKQAENGSSSDDKTKKSEGDGDKEEKKEDSEKEAKKSSKKRNRKHSGDDSFDEGSVSESESESESGQAEEEKEEAEEALKEKEKPKEEEREKPKDTPGLECKPRPLHKTCSLFMRNIAPNISRAEIISLCKRYPGFMRVALSEPQPERRFFRRGWVTFDRSVNIKEICWNLQNIRLRECELSPGVNRDLTRRVRNINGITQHKQIVRNDIKLAAKLIHTLDDRTQLWASEPGTPPLPTSLPSQNPILKNITDYLIEEVSAEEEELLGSSGGAPPEEPPKEGNPAEINVERDEKLIKVLDKLLLYLRIVHSLDYYNTCEYPNEDEMPNRCGIIHVRGPMPPNRISHGEVLEWQKTFEEKLTPLLSVRESLSEEEAQKMGRKDPEQEVEKFVTSNTQELGKDKWLCPLSGKKFKGPEFVRKHIFNKHAEKIEEVKKEVAFFNNFLTDAKRPALPEIKPAQPPGPAQILPPGLTPGLPYPHQTPQGLMPYGQPRPPILGYGAGAVRPAVPTGGPPYPHAPYGAGRGNYDAFRGQGGYPGKPRNRMARGDPRAIVEYRDLDAPDDVDFF, encoded by the exons ATGGGTGACAGTGATGACGAGTACGATCGAAGACGGAGGGACAAGTTTAGGAGAGAGCGCAGCGACTATGACCGTTCGCGGGAAAGAGATGAAAGACGTCGAGGGGACGATTGGAATGACCG GGAATGGGACCGCGGCCGGGAGCGCCGCAGTCGGGGTGAATATCGTGACTATGACAGGAATCGGCGAGAACGCTTCTCTCCTCCCCGCCATGAGCTCAGCCCCCCGCAAAAGCGCATGAGGCGAGACTG GGATGAGCACAGCTCTGACCCATACCACAGTGGCTATGAGATGCCCTatgctggggggggtgggggcccaACTTATggcccccctcagccctggggccaCCCAGACGTCCACATCATGCAGCATCATGTTCTGCCTATCCAGGCCAG GCTGGGTAGCATCGCAGAGATCGATTTGGGTGTGCCACCACCAGTGATGAAAACCTTCAAGGAGTTTCTCCTGTCGTTGGATGACTCTGTGGATGAGACAGAGGCAGTTAAGCGCTATAATGATTATAAGCTGGATTTTCGAAGGCAGCAGATGCAGGATTTCTTCCTGGCTCATAAGGATGAGGAGTG GTTTCGGTCTAAGTACCACCCAGATGAGGTGGGGAAACGTCGTCAGGAGGCCCGGGGGGCCCTACAAAACCGACTAAGGGTGTTCCTGTCCCTCATGGAGAGTGGCTGGTTTGATAATCTTTTCCTGGACATAGACAAAGCTGATGCCATTGTCAAAATGCTGGATGCAG CTGTGATTAAGATGGAAGGAGGTACAGAGAATGATCTACGCAtcctggagcaggaggaggaggaggagcaggcaggaaAGCCTGGGGAACCCAGCAAGAAGGAGGAAGGCCGGGCTGGATCAGGCCTGGTGGATGGAGAGCGTAAGGTCAATGAgaaggaagacaagaaagaaGATGGCAAACAG GCTGAAAATGGTAGTTCTAGTGATGACAAAACTAAGAAATCTGAGGGTGATGGggacaaggaagagaagaaagaagactcTGAGAAAGAAGCCAAAAAG AGCAGCAAGAAGCGGAATAGGAAGCACAGTGGTGATGACAGCTTTGATGAAGGCAGTGTGTCAGAGTCGGAGTCGGAGTCAGAGAGTGGCCAagctgaggaggagaaggaggaggctg AAGAAGCACTCAAGGAAAAGGAGAAAcccaaggaagaagaaagggagaagccCAAGGACACTCCTGGGCTGGAATGTAAACCCCGGCCTCTGCATAAGACTTGCTCTCTCTTTATGCGCAACATCGCACCCAACATTTCCAGGGCTGAGATCATTTCT CTTTGTAAAAGATACCCAGGCTTTATGCGTGTGGCACTATCAGAGCCCCAGCCTGAGAGGAG GTTTTTCCGTCGCGGTTGGGTGACATTTGACCGCAGTGTTAACATCAAAGAGATCTGCTGGAATCTGCAGAATATCCGA CTTCGGGAGTGTGAGCTGAGTCCTGGCGTGAACAGAGACCTGACCCGTCGCGTCCGCAATATCAACGGCATTACCCAACACAAGCAGATAGTGCGCAATGACATCAAGCTGGCAGCCAAGCTGATCCATACGTTGGATGACAGGACCCAGCTCTGGGCCTCTGAACCTGGGACACCTCCTCTGCCAACA AGTCTGCCCTCTCAGAACCCAATCTTGAAGAATATCACTGACTACCTGATTGAGGAAGTGAGTGCTGAGGAGGAAGAGTtgctggggagcagtgggggggCACCCCCTGAGGAGCCTCCTAAGGAAGGGAACCCAGCAGAAATCAACGTGGAACGAGATGAGAAGCTGATCAAG GTTTTGGACAAACTTCTCCTCTATTTGCGCATTGTGCATTCTTTGGATTATTATAACACATGCGAGTACCCCAATGAGGATGAAATGCCCAACCGTTGTGGAATCATCCATGTTCGGGGACCCATGCCACCCAACCGCATCAGTCATGGGGAAG TATTAGAGTGGCAGAAGACATTTGAGGAGAAGCTGACTCCGCTACTGAGTGTGCGAGAATCTCTTTCAGAGGAAGAGGCCCAGAAGATGGGTCGAAAAGATCCTGAGCAGGAAGTGGAAAAGTTTGTCACCTCTAACACCCAGGAACTGGGCAAGGATAAGTGGCTATGCCCTCTCAGTGGCAAGAAATTCAAG GGCCCTGAGTTTGTACGCAAACATATCTTCAACAAGCACGCAGAGAAAATTGAGGAAGTAAAGAAGGAGGTGGCATTTTTTAACAACTTTCTCACTGATGCTAAGCGTCCAGCTCTGCCTGAGATCAAGCCAGCTCAGCCACCTGGCCCTGCCCAGA TACTCCCCCCAGGCCTGACCCCGGGACTCCCCTACCCACACCAGACTCCCCAGGGCCTGATGCCCTATGGTCAGCCCCGGCCCCCCATTTTGGGCTATGGAG CTGGTGCTGTCCGCCCTGCAGTCCCCACAGGAGGGCCTCCATATCCCCATGCCCCTTACGGTGCTGGCCGAGGGAACTATGATGCCTTCCGAGGCCAGGGAGGTTATCCTGGGAAACCCCGCAACAG GATGGCCCGTGGAGACCCACGGGCCATTGTGGAATACCGTGACCTGGATGCTCCAGATGATGTGGATTTCTTCTGA
- the TRIP6 gene encoding thyroid receptor-interacting protein 6 isoform X2, which translates to MSGPTWLPPKQPEPARASQGRAHPRGAPGPPPAHGAALQAHPRVNFCPIPSEQCYQALGGPEDRGPAWVGCHGAPQRSQGLPPDRGGLRPGSLDAEIDSLTSMLAELDGGRGHVPRRPNRQVPLSQPPEEELERLTKKLVHDMSHPPSGEYFGRCGGCGEDVVGDGAGVVALDRVFHVGCFVCSTCRAQLRGQHFYAVERRAYCESCYVATLEKCSTCSQPILDRILRAMGKAYHPGCFTCVVCHRGLDGIPFTVDATSQIHCIEDFHRKFAPRCSVCGGAIMPEPGQEETVRIVALDRSFHIGCYKCEECGLLLSSEGECQGCYPLDGHILCKACSAWRIQELSATVTTDC; encoded by the exons ATGTCGGGGCCCACTTGGCTCCCCCCCAAGCAGCCAGAGCCCGCCAGAGCCTCTCAGGGGCGAGCTCACCCCCGAGGTGCCCCAGGGCCGCCCCCAGCCCACGGAGCAG CACTCCAGGCCCACCCCAGGGTCAATTTTTGCCCCATCCCATCTGAGCAGTGTTACCAGGCCCTGGGTGGACCGGAGGATCGGGGGCCGGCCTGGGTGGGGTGCCATGGTGCACCCCAGCGCTCGCAG ggactccccccaGACAGGGGGGGCCTGCGCCCAGGAAGTCTGGATGCTGAGATAGATTCCCTGACTAGCATGTTGGCCGAGCTGGATGGGGGTCGTGGTCATGTCCCACGGCGGCCTAACCGGCAG GTCCCCCTGAGCCAGCCTCCTGAGGAGGAGCTCGAGAGGCTGACCAAGAAGCTGGTGCATGACATGAGCCACCCGCCCAGCGGGGAGTACTTTG GCCGGTGTGGGGGCTGTGGAGAAGATGTGGTTGGGGATGGGGCCGGAGTTGTGGCCCTGGACCGCGTCTTTCACGTCGGCTGCTTTGTGTGTTCTACGTGCCGGGCCCAGCTTCGGGGCCAACATTTCTATGCCGTGGAGAGGAGGGCATATTGTGAGAGCTGCTATGTG gccaccttggagaagtgttcCACATGCTCTCAACCCATCTTGGACCGGATCCTTCGGGCTATGGGGAAGGCCTACCACCCTGGCTGCTTCACCTGTGTGGTGTGCCACCGTGGCCTTGATGGCATCCCTTTCACAGTGGATGCCACCAGCCAGATCCACTGCATTGAGGACTTCCACAG GAAATTTGCTCCACGATGCTCAGTGTGTGGTGGGGCCATCATGCCTGAGCCAGGTCAGGAGGAGACTGTGCGAATTGTTGCTCTGGATCGCAGTTTTCACATTGGCTGTTACAAGTGTGAG GAGTGTgggctgctgctctcctctgaggGTGAGTGTCAGGGCTGCTACCCACTTGATGGTCACATCTTGTGCAAGGCCTGCAGTGCCTGGCGCATCCAGGAGCTCTCAGCCACCGTCACCACTGACTGCTGA
- the TRIP6 gene encoding thyroid receptor-interacting protein 6 isoform X1, producing the protein MSGPTWLPPKQPEPARASQGRAHPRGAPGPPPAHGAALQAHPRVNFCPIPSEQCYQALGGPEDRGPAWVGCHGAPQRSQGLPPDRGGLRPGSLDAEIDSLTSMLAELDGGRGHVPRRPNRQAYDPPQPPAYRPGSGSQKPNGGGVPPPLLPASPYGGPTPASYATASTPAGPAFPVQVKVAQPVRGCGPPRGGPSQASGPLLGPHFPLPGRGEVWGAGYRSHREPGLGCKEEAAGGSSPAGGGRGSGYGHQVPLSQPPEEELERLTKKLVHDMSHPPSGEYFGRCGGCGEDVVGDGAGVVALDRVFHVGCFVCSTCRAQLRGQHFYAVERRAYCESCYVATLEKCSTCSQPILDRILRAMGKAYHPGCFTCVVCHRGLDGIPFTVDATSQIHCIEDFHRKFAPRCSVCGGAIMPEPGQEETVRIVALDRSFHIGCYKCEECGLLLSSEGECQGCYPLDGHILCKACSAWRIQELSATVTTDC; encoded by the exons ATGTCGGGGCCCACTTGGCTCCCCCCCAAGCAGCCAGAGCCCGCCAGAGCCTCTCAGGGGCGAGCTCACCCCCGAGGTGCCCCAGGGCCGCCCCCAGCCCACGGAGCAG CACTCCAGGCCCACCCCAGGGTCAATTTTTGCCCCATCCCATCTGAGCAGTGTTACCAGGCCCTGGGTGGACCGGAGGATCGGGGGCCGGCCTGGGTGGGGTGCCATGGTGCACCCCAGCGCTCGCAG ggactccccccaGACAGGGGGGGCCTGCGCCCAGGAAGTCTGGATGCTGAGATAGATTCCCTGACTAGCATGTTGGCCGAGCTGGATGGGGGTCGTGGTCATGTCCCACGGCGGCCTAACCGGCAG GCTTATGATCCCCCTCAGCCCCCTGCCTACCGCCCTGGCTCAGGCTCCCAGAAGCCAAATGGAGGGGGTGTTCCTCCTCCACTGCTCCCAGCATCCCCCTATGGGGGCCCCACTCCAGCCTCCTATGCTACGGCCAGTACTCCCGCTGGCCCTGCCTTTCCTGTGCAGGTGAAAGTGGCACAGCCAGTGAGAGGCTGTGGCCCCCCGAGAGGGGGGCCCTCTCAGGCCTCAGGGCCCCTGCTGGGCCCTCACTTTCCTCTCCCAGGCCGAGGTGAAGTCTGGGGGGCTGGCTATAGGAGCCACCGAGAGCCAGGGCTTGGGTGTAaagaggaggctgctgggggctccagccctgcaggaggaggaagaggaagtgggtATGGCCACCAG GTCCCCCTGAGCCAGCCTCCTGAGGAGGAGCTCGAGAGGCTGACCAAGAAGCTGGTGCATGACATGAGCCACCCGCCCAGCGGGGAGTACTTTG GCCGGTGTGGGGGCTGTGGAGAAGATGTGGTTGGGGATGGGGCCGGAGTTGTGGCCCTGGACCGCGTCTTTCACGTCGGCTGCTTTGTGTGTTCTACGTGCCGGGCCCAGCTTCGGGGCCAACATTTCTATGCCGTGGAGAGGAGGGCATATTGTGAGAGCTGCTATGTG gccaccttggagaagtgttcCACATGCTCTCAACCCATCTTGGACCGGATCCTTCGGGCTATGGGGAAGGCCTACCACCCTGGCTGCTTCACCTGTGTGGTGTGCCACCGTGGCCTTGATGGCATCCCTTTCACAGTGGATGCCACCAGCCAGATCCACTGCATTGAGGACTTCCACAG GAAATTTGCTCCACGATGCTCAGTGTGTGGTGGGGCCATCATGCCTGAGCCAGGTCAGGAGGAGACTGTGCGAATTGTTGCTCTGGATCGCAGTTTTCACATTGGCTGTTACAAGTGTGAG GAGTGTgggctgctgctctcctctgaggGTGAGTGTCAGGGCTGCTACCCACTTGATGGTCACATCTTGTGCAAGGCCTGCAGTGCCTGGCGCATCCAGGAGCTCTCAGCCACCGTCACCACTGACTGCTGA
- the TRIP6 gene encoding thyroid receptor-interacting protein 6 isoform X3 — protein MSGPTWLPPKQPEPARASQGRAHPRGAPGPPPAHGAGRGEVWGAGYRSHREPGLGCKEEAAGGSSPAGGGRGSGYGHQVPLSQPPEEELERLTKKLVHDMSHPPSGEYFGRCGGCGEDVVGDGAGVVALDRVFHVGCFVCSTCRAQLRGQHFYAVERRAYCESCYVATLEKCSTCSQPILDRILRAMGKAYHPGCFTCVVCHRGLDGIPFTVDATSQIHCIEDFHRKFAPRCSVCGGAIMPEPGQEETVRIVALDRSFHIGCYKCEECGLLLSSEGECQGCYPLDGHILCKACSAWRIQELSATVTTDC, from the exons ATGTCGGGGCCCACTTGGCTCCCCCCCAAGCAGCCAGAGCCCGCCAGAGCCTCTCAGGGGCGAGCTCACCCCCGAGGTGCCCCAGGGCCGCCCCCAGCCCACGGAGCAG GCCGAGGTGAAGTCTGGGGGGCTGGCTATAGGAGCCACCGAGAGCCAGGGCTTGGGTGTAaagaggaggctgctgggggctccagccctgcaggaggaggaagaggaagtgggtATGGCCACCAG GTCCCCCTGAGCCAGCCTCCTGAGGAGGAGCTCGAGAGGCTGACCAAGAAGCTGGTGCATGACATGAGCCACCCGCCCAGCGGGGAGTACTTTG GCCGGTGTGGGGGCTGTGGAGAAGATGTGGTTGGGGATGGGGCCGGAGTTGTGGCCCTGGACCGCGTCTTTCACGTCGGCTGCTTTGTGTGTTCTACGTGCCGGGCCCAGCTTCGGGGCCAACATTTCTATGCCGTGGAGAGGAGGGCATATTGTGAGAGCTGCTATGTG gccaccttggagaagtgttcCACATGCTCTCAACCCATCTTGGACCGGATCCTTCGGGCTATGGGGAAGGCCTACCACCCTGGCTGCTTCACCTGTGTGGTGTGCCACCGTGGCCTTGATGGCATCCCTTTCACAGTGGATGCCACCAGCCAGATCCACTGCATTGAGGACTTCCACAG GAAATTTGCTCCACGATGCTCAGTGTGTGGTGGGGCCATCATGCCTGAGCCAGGTCAGGAGGAGACTGTGCGAATTGTTGCTCTGGATCGCAGTTTTCACATTGGCTGTTACAAGTGTGAG GAGTGTgggctgctgctctcctctgaggGTGAGTGTCAGGGCTGCTACCCACTTGATGGTCACATCTTGTGCAAGGCCTGCAGTGCCTGGCGCATCCAGGAGCTCTCAGCCACCGTCACCACTGACTGCTGA